A genomic window from Herbiconiux sp. A18JL235 includes:
- a CDS encoding YegP family protein → MAGKFELYKSPNGEFRFRLKAGNGEIIATSEGYTSRAGAKNGIESVKMNAEDAEVVDLS, encoded by the coding sequence GTGGCCGGGAAGTTCGAACTGTATAAGTCCCCCAACGGTGAATTCCGTTTCCGTCTGAAAGCCGGTAACGGCGAGATCATCGCAACCTCCGAGGGCTACACCTCGAGGGCGGGCGCGAAGAACGGGATCGAGTCGGTAAAGATGAACGCGGAGGATGCGGAGGTTGTCGACCTCTCCTAG